One window of Falco cherrug isolate bFalChe1 chromosome W, bFalChe1.pri, whole genome shotgun sequence genomic DNA carries:
- the LOC106631547 gene encoding vigilin-like, which translates to MNQIGQRLDFYGYVAMNMDHLVDRGSRFIVNSVITIAGELLDYAIIKADHQFHRHLIGKNGANINRIKDLYKVSVRIPPDNEKSNPIRIEGDPQGVPQAKKELLELASRMENERTADLIIEQKFHRTIIGQKAERIWEIQEKFPEVIISFPDPAHKSDIVQLRGPKNEVEKCTEYMQKMVADLVENSFSISVPICKQFHKNIIGKGGANIKKIRKESNTKTDLPAKNNNSETIVITGKRANCEAACHRILAIQKELANSTEVEVSIPSKLHSSLIGAKGRFVRSIVEECGGVHIHFPTKGSGSDTVTIRGPAQGVEKAKKQLLHL; encoded by the exons ATGAACCAGATTGGACAGCGTCTCGATTTCTACGGTTATGTTGCTATGAACATGGACCATCTTGTCGACCGTGGATCAAGATTCATTGTGAACTCTGTGATCACAATCGCTGGCGAGTT AttggattacgcaataatcaaggctgaccaccaattccaccgacacctcattggcaagaacggAGCTAACa TTAACAGGATtaaggatctgtacaaggtgtctgtgcgcattcccccggacaacgagaagagcaacccgatcagaattgaaggagacccacagggggtcccacaggccaagaaagagctgctggaactcgcttcccgtatg gaaaatgaacgCACAGCGGACCTAATcattgagcagaaattccaccggaccatcattgggcagaaggctgagcggatCTGGGAAATCCAGGAgaaattcccagag gttatcatcagcttcccagaccctgcacacaagagtgacatcgtccaactcaGAGGTCCCAAAAATGAGGTGGAaaagtgcaccgagtacatgcaaaagatggtggcagacctg gttgaaaacagcttttctatttctgtccccatctgcaaacagttccacaagaacatcatagggaaaggaggtgccaacatcaagaag atccgtaaagaaagcaacaccaaaactgatctcccagcaaagaacaacaactcggagacaattgttatcacaggcaagagagcaaactgtgaggctgcttgCCACAGGATTCTTGCCATCCAGAAGGAGCTG GCCAACAGCACAGAGGTGGAGGTCTCTATTCCTTCCAAACTGCACAGTTCCCTCATTGGTGCCAAAGGTCGCTTTGTCCGCTCCATCGTGGAGGAGTGTGGTGGAGTCCACATCCACTTCCCCACCAAGGGCTCTGGCAGTGACACCGTGACCATCAGGGGCCCAGCCCAGGGTGTggagaaagccaagaaacagctgctgcacctgtga